GAACACCGCTTGGACGAGGAAGGCAAGGACATGGGACGCCACCGACGCTCCGCCGCCGGCCGCGCCGCCACGAGCCGCGCCACGGGGGTCACACAGACGCACGGCTCGCACGCGGACAGTCACACATCACGGGACGAGCACACGGGCAACCGCCCGACGATGGGCATCGCTCCGTATCTGAACCCGGAGGCCTACGCCGACTCCGTCGCCAGGAGTCAGGATTACCTGTTCGCCACCGCGGGTGACGAGTACGCCCACGCCGACACCGCGGTGTTCGCGGTGGACGGCTTCCGGCCCGACGGCGGTGCGCTGCGGACCGGCCCGGCCGGACCGGTCGCGGGCCGCCGCCGCAAGAGGAAGGTCGCCACGCCGGTCAAGACGGGCCTGCTGGGCGTCTCCGCGGCGGTCGCGCTCGGCACCGTCGCCGTGGCCACGGGCGTGGTGCCCGGTCTCGACAACTACCAGCTCGGCGGCGGCGGCCCGGCCGACAAGGTGCAGGCCGCAGGCTCCCCGAGCAACTCGGCCTCCGAGCAGGGCGGCACGTCCGGCTCCGCCGACTCCGAACGCGGCTCCACGTCGACCAGCCGCGACGCCGGCCGGGCGGCCTCGCCCGCCGCCCCGCCCTCGTCATCGGCTCCTTCCTCCGCCTCCGCCTCCGCCTCCGCCTCGGCCTCCGCCCCGTCGGCGGCGCCGACCAGGACGGCCACCGAGAAGCCGCGGACCACGCCTTCC
This Streptomyces sp. NBC_00377 DNA region includes the following protein-coding sequences:
- a CDS encoding CAP domain-containing protein codes for the protein MGRHRRSAAGRAATSRATGVTQTHGSHADSHTSRDEHTGNRPTMGIAPYLNPEAYADSVARSQDYLFATAGDEYAHADTAVFAVDGFRPDGGALRTGPAGPVAGRRRKRKVATPVKTGLLGVSAAVALGTVAVATGVVPGLDNYQLGGGGPADKVQAAGSPSNSASEQGGTSGSADSERGSTSTSRDAGRAASPAAPPSSSAPSSASASASASASAPSAAPTRTATEKPRTTPSKKPETTPSKSKKTATEAPQKSESPVTVSAETQAAAEVLKLVNEERAKVGCSAVSANSALSDLAATFSDDMAARGFFDHTDPDGATPWDRAAKAGIAGLGGENIARGQADAAAVMEAWMNSPGHRANILNCDFKTLGVGVHLGSGGPWWTQDFGY